The Triplophysa rosa linkage group LG15, Trosa_1v2, whole genome shotgun sequence genomic sequence TGTGACCTTGGACAACAAACACAATTTTTGTCAATTTTTTCGATACTGACATTTTTTCAGATTTATACATTAATGTaaggctgaataaataagctttctattgatgtattgtttgttaggataggacaatatttggccgagaaactctggaatctgagggtgcaaaaaaaaatagaaaattgcctttgaagtttttatatatttacagtgggaaattcacaaaatatcttcatggaacatggtctttacttaatatcctaatgatttttagcataaaagaaaaatcgataattttgacccaccatagaatgtatttttggctatttgTACATATGTTCtcatgctacttaagactggttttgtgatccagggccACATATGTGTCATTAAAGGATCATGCAGAGCAGAGGTTAAAGAGACCTGATGTCTTTGATGGCAGCTCTCTTCAGTGGGTCCACCTGTAACATGAGCCTTATCGGATTGGCCACTGAACGGTTGAGGTATTCTGAGATGTAGACCCCTCCACGGATCTTTTTGAAGAGGGTGGGCACGTGCTCATCGTTGAACGGAAGAGTCCCACACAGCAGTGCATAGAGAATGACGCCAGAGCTCCAGATTTCCACCTCTGGaccagcatgtgtgtgtgtttcagtgtctATCTGCTCTGTTTTACCAAGAAAAGATCCAAAGAAAATGTTCAGTCGGTTTTAAATGAGTTTTTCAACAATAATTTCTCCTTTCttagttgtttttattattattagggaaAAATGAACCACAACTTGTAATGCATTTGCATTAGCAATATGTCATAGCTTGATATGTCAGGCTTGATTTAAATTTTATCCTTTTATGAGTCATCTTGCTAAATGTTCTTTTTTCCACCCCTGATGTCTAGACCCCCAGGGGGCCTCCAGAAGGTTGAAGGGGGTCCCCAGAAATTTCATGGGAAAATtataattttgaaaaaatgtttacacTTTGAACTTTAATATTGTAAGTGTTTTTTGCTATATGCATAGTTTCCggaattgtttattatttgtaccTATCTAGTTTATCTTTTCTCATTATACTAGTTGTTTCTTTTTCGCACTCAGAGTGAAAGTTGCTACAGTacaaataaatttgaattgaaaatgtctcttcgaggttatatacagtacatctaacAAGTATAGCAAACTATTTGACTTTGGAaacaatatgaagagtttatttgcaaaaacacgtaactttgttcaattttatttatttattattatgttatcatgtttgtattgtgttttatcGTGTTAGTTAGCTATTATTTATTTTGCGTATTACTTAATTAAAATAACCCAGCTGCAGTTTGATTAacattacttggaatgcacaagaAAAGTtgaatttctttaaatgcagttatctgttttgcaaatgaactgtTCATATGTCTTTATAATACCACATTTACTATTTATctataaatgtttctttatacataaaaaatataaaaaaataaagtttagaaAGGGAtcctcacaaaaggttcttatTTGGGGGTGCttggcatcataaagtttgaaaacccctggtctAGATTGCATCAGCAAAAAAGGAACAGAAAGAGTCATTAAATGTCGATGAAAGATTGCCAAAACAAAGGCTTTTTTGTTTGGAATAACATACACCGATGAATTATTTACAGTAAGACCAGATACATTACAAAGAAACTGCATAAagaatttattttgtattgtctttaaggcctttttCAATGCAATAAATATGTCTGCTGCATTAAGGCTCCTGTCAGTGCACAATAATTTGATTCATGGTTTTACTTACTGTATATGAACAAAACTTGTGCAGAAAACAGTAATGATTTATCCCCCTGGCTTGGTCAGGCCAGTATGTCAGATTTGTAATCGCCTGCCACTATTTTCACTGGTCTTACCACAATCAAAGGTATTAAAGGTTTTGCAATAATAGCTTCACATTGTATAGAATCATTGAGACCTacattattgtatttattgaaAGCATCAAAATGCCTGTGATCAGTATTAACGCctcttgttgtgtttttgtggtgTTTCAGGTATCAGGTTATCAGCACTCCTACAGATTTCTTCATGGTGATGGAGTACGTGTCTGGCGGGGAACTCTTTGACTATATTTGTAAGCATGGAAGGGTAAGAATAATCTGTCGAGCTCTCGCTAAAAATGTCATCAGAAGGCCAACAGGCTCTTAGAATAATGGGAAGGGCCATTGACCTTCTCGGTTTGTGTCTAAAGTTGCATGTCGCAAATTCTTTGTGTCTGTAAATCGAACAGCAGTTGATAGACATTTCGGTTCTGATTGAATAATGAACAAATGATTAATTCCAAAGGCAGTGTTCTGCAAAATAAACAGTCATATAAAATTTTAGCAATATGTATttcttattaataaaaatatggcTTAGTGTTTTATATTAGTCATTTACCTTAAAGTTGTTTTATGAGCCTCAGGACGTTTAACATGGTTTTGTGACACTAGTCAGGATTTGAGCATGGACTAACCTTTGAGTTCTCCAAACCTGTTGGGCTTATGGGGATCCAGCTTATCCAAACAGCGACTGATCTAGTGAAGCATTTATAGGCAGGGTCAGGGAGTTCATGCAGAAGGTTTGTGTGGTACCGGATTGCCTACAACAGAACTGTGTGATGGTTCATGTTGCCGGGTGTTGTTACTTTGAATACACAATACAACTAGTGTCGCAATGGTCGCAGATGGACTGTGGTGAGATGTATTATCTCGAACCTCTAGTTAGAGGTTAGATGTTTAGTGAATTTAGGTCATTTGGCCAGTTTTTTGATCGTCACCTTAATGTCTGAGAATGAGCCAATTTACCTGAATTTACctatttatctatttatatCATTACAATAGAATAACAATGTTAAGAACAAAGTATAAAGCATCATAAGACATCACAATGCAGTTGCCCAAAAAGTATTTGAAATGGGCCATATTTTATATGaactaatgtttttaaatatgtttgaaTTTACTCCATTTTTAACCAAGtagcatttattattattattttataaaaatacagcacATTTGAAAATCCTTTTCTAAGAAAAGGttgtaataatttaaatattacaagcttttattttagaaaatgttttaaattttaaaataattaaaaatttaaATGATAGAATGACAGTATTCAAGTACTGTTAAACATAAAGCTAATAGAACATATTTTAACACTTTTGGGTTGTCAGACCAGTGGAATATAGCCATAGTTAATGTGCACATCTGTGGTTACTTAGCTAGGACACCTGTGTAAACTTTAGAAAGTTCATACGTCCACAAAATGAGATGTTGATAATTAAGTCATTTATAGATCAAATGTTACTCGAATGaaatttgtgtatttttcatCTGGATTTAAGTGTGCAAAATTgtccaaaatatgttttgggtccaTAGTATTAAAGCATTATAACTAACTCTCTGCATAACTTTATACTCTGcataaatagtaataataataataatatgttgtgTATTTagttaaaaccataaatatatatcaGTATGTGTAATATGAATGAACTCTtgttacaattatttttataaaggcATTAGAATTGCATGTAATACTATCTGTATGTGTTGTTTAAGTACATACTTGACTTGTTGATGTTACAGTATTTCTATCACGTGTAGGTGGAGGACACAGAGGCCAGACGTCTTTTCCAGCAGATCATCTCAGCGGTAGATTACTGCCACAGACACATGGTGGTGCACAGAGACCTAAAGCCTGAAAATGTACTGCTGGATGGCAACATGAATACCAAGATCGCTGACTTTGGTACACACAGTCATAATCtttatacatgtttgaaattcCAAAATCTAGGTTATTTCAAGCAAGCttcatacaaaacatacaaatctactaCAAGTTCGATTCGTTATCATCTTAAACTCTGTCTACACCGCACGCGGAGCACGCCGATCGTTTTCAATCCATTCCCGTGGAAGCTGAACTCGCGTGGCGCTCGCGGAGCAAAGCGAGCATTCTTGTTCTCCACGAGCGCCACGTGAACATGCGCTCAAATTCATAAAAATGGATTAAAAATGCTCCGCACCAGTATATTTGGACacaaaatgtcaggtgagaCCACTACTATCAGACAGACAACTCAGAcgagccagtgttgaagtctcgagGCTCAGTCTTGAACTCGGTCCAGAGAccttggtcttggtcttgtcatggacttgtgtgAATTTTGATTCAGTCTCGACTCGTACTCGaacatgttcggaattggacttatgcccgagtcccatcaaaaatattaaatacagtacattgaaaagacgtccctgaatgggccaaaaatgaaagttgtttctatagcttttcatggcgtctcctgattgtataatattgatgtccagtctgtACCAAGAAAAAACTGTTTGAAATGTTGAGTTTATCAAAGTTTCAATTTACACgtggaaataaattaagtgagactctttgaaataaactgagttgaatgcagtaagatagcaagcaaccattgaatcaaggttaaaaattgatgatttgtcaatgttcatcGCAGtgaatcagtatcacttttgtacctgcaaaaatcaccattattgtgatcttttttagctttagttgagctcttggctcttctattttaatgttaaattaggtttccttcagccataactgtgtgttaaaatacattagttgtggcaaagagatgattacttctgaatggtaatgtttacattttgaaGTTGTTTGGATCACTGTTAATAATTGGGTTtggtttattaatgtgtcagctctgtggatctgtagtttgatatactgtgatttCTTTAGGAATTTACATATTCACAATCTGCTaaaccactttaacacacaaagacatcaagaatctgcatatgattcatgctgcaatgcatgctgggtatcaacatagtacaaaactcattcatgactcccagcatgcattgcagttgatctgtttatctgagttattttgacgattgtcaccattgttgagggttgtatgatgagtgttgatgtcagtgtgtgtgtcagtgaaacatgtttgtttattttctctcaatacttgtgcattgactagccagagcactcagtccagtcatcaattgatcaataatgtttaaaactaatacattttattacagcctgacaatttccatgagaacaaccccaacttttgtaaaagcatctctgtctttctcagtgtacaagtgtttttaaaacactaTTACGCGACCCAAACAAATTAATTGaacaaaagtcaaggatcaagagcccaactaaagcaaacactgatcacaataatggtaaTTATTGTGGGTACAAAACTGATATtgatttaatgcaattatcattattttaatgGTTGCTTTGCTATCTTACTCCCTTCATATCATTCAACTCAAtttatttcaaagagtctcatttcatttatttccatgtgaaaactgaaagtagtctgataaactcaagatttgaaccagtttttacattgtacataggtcccctgtacgtcaatatcagacgttcagaaaaCATCATAAAGGGCCAATATAGGAACGTCTTTTCAACATCGAAAAATGCTgaaaagacgtcttttggacatattttggtcagggggaagtcataattgtaataaaattatctttacaacacttactatgtggccttttttaccctcaactaatatttttaaactaatatcagtctaagtaaataaaacacagtgtacatgccatggtatatTTAATACACTCTATGAGCTCGGtgccagttttattgtttccaccaaacatttaacatattcttgaagatttctataggtctTGTCTCCAACCTCTTGTCCTAGGACTCGGactcgacctactctggactcggacttgactagaactcaacctactctggactcggacttgtctagaactcgacctactctggactcggtcttgactcagactcgaatgagctggtctcgactacaacactgaGACGAGCATAAGAGACTTTATGGTCggacactgacagacagaaatgcgACAGGGCAGAGATGACGCTTTCACCTCACGCTGATATAtttctttactgtattttcaaaaacattgatagtgaatttttaataatcttacaatgttgatttaattattttctcaATCTTGTCATAGTTTTTATCAACATAAATTttcgtatcagtgttgtaattaaaatcttttcattGTCACCATGAGGGACACGCCCCACCCCCTCTAATGCCCCGCCCCcaattaatcgagtactcgtttttcaaacctgtccagtactggaagtgaaaaaaaaacactaaccctctctctttctctcaacaggaagtggtctagcttttgttgaaactagtaacttgtattagcacctattgtagtattgctcctgtatgacatattgattattgctccctgaactctctgtaagtcgctttggataaaagcgtctgctaaatgactaaatgtaaatgatcaaaaatgTCCATCCCTATGGCCAATCAAATGATCGTACTAATTGTAGTTGTCTGGTGCTGATGTCAGGTCTGTCAAACATGATGTCAGATGGAGAATTCCTGAGAACGAGCTGCGGATCACCAAACTATGCTGCACCAGAGGTCATCTCAGGAAGGTGAGAAGTCATGAGGTCGACCCAACAACCCATTGAACACGTTACATCATGTTAAATTCTTGTCCATTAAAGGAAACAACATGTACTACACTTCATGCCAATAAACCCAAGTGTGGCTTGCAGAAACACCAGTTCAACAAACCCTGGCTAGCTGATTCCTTTGCATTGTGGACTGCATGAATACACTACACATAAATATTATATCAGGCCTGCATTAAATTTTGATGTTATACAGATTATCTTCTTTATCCTCGATATTGCTGGACACTTTAGCTACATGAGAGACTGCCTGGCATCCAAACACAATAGTGCACATGCACAATAACATGTATGTTGTGTCTCAGACTGTATGCTGGTCCAGAGGTGGACATATGGAGCTGTGGCGTCATTCTCTATGCACTGCTGTGTGGAACTCTGCCATTCGACGATGAGCACGTGCCCACCCTCTTCAAAAAGATCCGTGGAGGGGTCTTCTACATGCCAGAATACCTCAACCGTTCAGTGGCCAATCTGCTTATGCTCATGTTACAGGTGGACCCACTGAAGAGAGCTACCATCAAAGACATCAGGTTGTTATTAGTCATTACAACTTAAGGctgaaatacactacaagacttttgcacagattttgcccagattttcagtcttgacttgttgcagaaagtctgtaccagtctgcagatttgaaaaaaagtttaaaagtcttatagtgtattccagccattacgcACACATTTTCAATGCGAAAGAGTCAGTTTAAGAGAGGAGCATATAGATGACCTGCAAGCAAACATTTAAGCTAAGACTAAAAAccactaaaattaaaattccaACATCAAGTTTTATTTGTCTGTGCTCAGTAGTagataaagtgatagttcacccaaagctCTGTCATTGACTTTATACCAGTGACGggaaaatctgaaggccgtctctgtcattttgacggattacaatgagggcagtttgtaattcccctttttGTCGAGTCAGTAGCATCCAAATCATTTCCTTTCACCAGAACGTGATCGCAAGCGACCAGAAGTACCCCTGCCCTGAGCGCGATCGCAAAGGGACGTGtatgtttcccattcattacctgaggtgtaaagagtacctgaaaaccataattaagtaaaagtacagataccttgcagtgaaaattactccattacaagttacaagtcaccaattccaaaacgacttcagtaaaagtcttcgagtatctgattttaacagtacttgagtattttactcatactgaatgtaggctcaaagaagcactagtcctcaacacttaagagacacgtcagtgaaaaacaagaaacagtcgattcgtgaggagagcaatcgcatttattttcttaaatcataataagactgaacacctcataATTGCAtcaaatcatggccgacaccataagttactgtacgtctattacaaacacccaagtctcatttaagctcaactgctcataagtaaaccaaactccttcaaaaaggtctcttcaatatgacggataaataaaataatgttaagtaaaattaaaaagtcaaagccagcgattgtcaactacctgataatgcactcgtattcacataaagaagtaagggcaaaattcacaagaagtaccttcaatgccctttaaatggcaatattaattcttctgtagcaaaaataaactgctgcaaaaaaagataggttccatgcaaaatgtaatgtgtaattgcattagtcattacaaatgtagtggagtaaagagtacatatacttgttcaaaaatgtagttaagtagagagtaaaggttgctaatatctttaatactcagtacaactagaaagtagccaaaaagatacttaagtacagtaactaataacatttactccaatactttacaccactgttcATTACTCATAAACACCTCGTCCATTCAGGAAAACCCACGCGGGATCAGCGGAGACTaatttgtttcgccatagtttctaatctttttacactttttataaCAACACAGCGATCTCTAACGTTGTTTGTGGCATTGTttggatctgattctgcaaagcatgcatctgtcactcaatcattttggataaatgtggaaaaatgtctctctgcgTCTTCTCCGTTCATGACCAAACAGCAGCTTAAAGTTACTTGTAAGTAAATGAATGAACgattacaaaacagcgtttacaagcacctgtcagtgttactgactggacatatATGTCTGACaagtctgacaacagaaacattaaatatgtaaacgacttTGGCTCTATTGggtattcagttgtattaaaatacagtaagttcagagagtaaacgcatGTACGTCGCGATGACATCACagacatgctaattagcacgtaacatcaccttgcaccataatgacgggtaaaaatagattatgacagatttttataaaaaagcctagcgcaacctctgttctttcttccgcagaacaccaaagatattttgaagaatgttgttaactggcacccatttacttgcattggttttgtgtccatacaatagaactgAATGGGTGCtggcactgttcggttaccaagttacttcaaaatatcttctttttttgtcctgcggaagaaagtcatacgggtttgaaatgacaagagggtgagcaaatgatcaATAAAACAATCGTTTGATGATATTATGACCTAATTTCTGCATATATTTCAACTCGTGTCATGGACTCTACTTTCATTTGCACAGAGAGCATGAGTGGTTTAAACAGGACCTAACAGGCTACCTCTTCCCCGAGGACCCCTCATATGACGCCACCGTCATAGACGAAGAAGCAGTGCGGGAGGTGTGTGAGAAGTTTGAATGCACTGAAGCTGAAGTTCTAAGCAGCCTCTACAGTGGCGACCCTCAAGACCAGCTGGCCGTGGCGTACCACCTCATCATCGACAACCGGCGAATCATGAACCAGGCCAGTGAGTTCTACCTAGCCTCCAGTCCCCCGACCGGATCCTTTATGGAGGAGGGCATGCCCCTGCCACCAGGGGTCAAACCTCACCCCGAGAGGATGCCCCCGCTCATGGCCGACAGCCCCAAGGCTCGGTGCCCCCTGGATGCCCTTAACACCACCCGACCCAAACCACTGGCGGTGAAGAAAGCGAAATGGCACTTGGGCATACGGAGCCAGAGCAAACCGTATGACATCATGGCTGAGGTTTATCGTGCCATGAAACAGCTGGAGTACGAGTGGAAGGTTAGAGGCTGTTTACATCCTCAAAAGAACCAAACAGAAATATTCAAACTGAATGGCGTTTAGTaagaatatacatttttcaatCTCTTGGCTGTTGTAGGTAGTGAACCCCTATCACCTGAGGGTACGTAGGAAGAACCCGGTCACAGGAAATTTTGTGAAGATGAGCCTGCAGCTATACCAGGTGGACAATCGAAGTTACCTGCTCGACTTCAAGAGCATCGATGGTAAATTTTAATCTATCAAACATCTAAGCAGTTCTAAAAATAAGCTACTTACAAGTTATTTACAGTGTTTTAAAGTGTTCTCAATAACAAAACCGTTTGCATGTTCATTATCATGTTGTGACGTGTTATTGAATATCGGCATGTATATCGGCATTTTAGATGATGTAATCGAGCACAAGTCGGGCTCATCCACACCGCAACGCTGTGGATCTACTGCCGGTCTCCATCGCCCACGTCTCAGCATCGATTCTGCAACTGTGGCGGTTGAAATACCCCTGCTCAGCAGCTCTTTGCCGGGATCACTCACTGGGAGCACACCCATGCTGGCACCGCGACAGGGCAGCCAAACCATGGACTTCTTCGAAATGTGCGCCAGCCTCATCACAACATTGGCTCGCTAGGTTTTTTGCCGCTTCACACCCATACGCAATGTACACATCAAGCAAACACCATTGCCTGGTGGTGTTTACCTCTTATAAACCAGTCCAAAGGTGAAGGGTTAAGGGGTTAGGATTTCTAGAGCCGGATGTACAATCGTACAGTTTTCAATAATGGCACTATCTCACACAGAAGCCCTAAATAGTGTTTGAACACCTAAGACCCAATTAGAAATGCATGACTGTCATTGTGATGGATAACAACACATCAAACCAAGTGTCACCTGCAAACAAAAAAGgagtttttaaaactaacttgATCTTTATAAGCCATTTTTGCACACTAAGTAGTCTCAAGGTTATTTTAAGAACATTCGAACAAAGTACAAAGAATTCAAACACTTTGTTTTAcacacattaataataatatttcaatTACGCACAcaagaaaatattgttttattatttgaaacctttttaattttttgagtaggtgtccaaatacttttttgGGCCACACTACAAGTTATTCCCATCTTCATTGGGTTGAAACCAAAACATTTCtggttttatatacatatttctTTTGGTAATGCTGGTTATTCAtatgtataatacaatatatttatattctcATATCGATCACTTGAGTTGTATAGTTGAGTTAATAACTATTGATCTGCAATGACAtaccaaaaaaaaagatttatatataaaGAGCAAAGAGGATCTTTATTTAATGATTTTAGAGatacttgtttatttttcaaagaCATAGTACCTATGTGCATTATTTTGTGTAGGCATTCATTTATAGAGCGAAGAACTTATATTGAGAACCAGTGTCCATTGAGAATATTTACGAAGTAGCAGTGTAAATACTGTTGGTGAATGTATCACAGTGAATCGAAACGGATACACACCATCGCTTCTATCCGCAGATGTAAAGTATGCAGACCTGACCGTGACTTTAAAGTTTTGTCTCCGCCTCAGAGGCCTTGCTTACATCATGGACTCTACTGCTGCCAGACAAAAACAAATATGCTGGTCAAGGGCAGACAGATCAGCCAAAGCATAGACTTTGTGCCTTGACATGGCTAAAATCCAAGAGAAGAGATGAATGCGGAAAAAATCCTTGGTTGTGCGACAGTCAGTTGATATGAATGCACCTTCAATTTTTCATAGTACAGCCAGAGAGAGATTTTTAGAACGTTGCCCTCAAGTTGCAAGTTCACATTATTTCTGTCAGCGCTTTTTAACTGGTTTCCCGTCAGGACCTAGATTTGaactgaaaatgaataaacaaagcTACTACTAATGTTTATCGTACAAAAATATCCTCAAAAATGAACATCGAAACTCTTACCAAGAACTGCATAAACCCAAGATTACccatattttgatatatctttttttacatCGTATAGTTTTGTTCATGGTTAGTTTACTGTTTGTCAATTTTGGCAAGCTTCTACCAGGTTATGGTTGAATCTGCAGGTAAATTGGCACGTACGTCAAATATGTCATAGTATTCATATTCAATTTATATAAACTTATATATCAAACAAAGGAGGTGGTGTGTAACAAGCGGTGACTCAAGCCAAGAGCCTTTAGAAGAGAAAGCCACGTTAGCTTCCCGTGGGATGCCTTAAATTTGTATACTTTGTTTTAATcaaaaatttgattttttttctgtgtgcaGTTGTTTATGGAGTAGAtcccatttatttattagttgcatgtatttattctttatttaaactAACCTCTTTAGTGTTTTGTGAACAAACGACAAATGGTTCAGTGGGGTTTCAGGAAAGACATTTGTTGCTGCTGTATTTGTGCCAACGtgtatttttgtacaattttaacatagaacacaaaatcaatggaAGATTATTCAAAAGAGAGAGTAAATAACACTAATGTTTAATGGAGACGGTAAAGACATAATTTAATGAAATGAGGTATAGCAGATTTGACGAATCACATCTAagtgatactccacccaaaaatgaaaattctgtcatcatttactcaacctcaagttgttccaaacctgcatacgTTTCTTTGgttggttgaacacaaataaaga encodes the following:
- the prkaa2 gene encoding 5'-AMP-activated protein kinase catalytic subunit alpha-2, which gives rise to MAEKQKHEGRVKIGHYILGDTLGVGTFGKVKIGEHQLTGHKVAVKILNRQKIRSLDVVGKIKREIQNLKLFRHPHIIKLYQVISTPTDFFMVMEYVSGGELFDYICKHGRVEDTEARRLFQQIISAVDYCHRHMVVHRDLKPENVLLDGNMNTKIADFGLSNMMSDGEFLRTSCGSPNYAAPEVISGRLYAGPEVDIWSCGVILYALLCGTLPFDDEHVPTLFKKIRGGVFYMPEYLNRSVANLLMLMLQVDPLKRATIKDIREHEWFKQDLTGYLFPEDPSYDATVIDEEAVREVCEKFECTEAEVLSSLYSGDPQDQLAVAYHLIIDNRRIMNQASEFYLASSPPTGSFMEEGMPLPPGVKPHPERMPPLMADSPKARCPLDALNTTRPKPLAVKKAKWHLGIRSQSKPYDIMAEVYRAMKQLEYEWKVVNPYHLRVRRKNPVTGNFVKMSLQLYQVDNRSYLLDFKSIDDDVIEHKSGSSTPQRCGSTAGLHRPRLSIDSATVAVEIPLLSSSLPGSLTGSTPMLAPRQGSQTMDFFEMCASLITTLAR